The proteins below come from a single Triticum aestivum cultivar Chinese Spring chromosome 5D, IWGSC CS RefSeq v2.1, whole genome shotgun sequence genomic window:
- the LOC123121632 gene encoding WRKY transcription factor WRKY76 — translation MCCFWTMDTAPVCLDLMVGRPMDHEPSRARCTGTRTEANVASSACGRAPSMTNDEAKILEAKLAQVSEENRKLTEMIAYLYGNQVSRQSPDGEGQPRASTAASPTPPASKKRSRDSMDTSHSCDVEISNRNVGTGEAEHVDVDSPLSNGTCRRIKVKKVCTRIDPSDTSLVVKDGYQWRKYGQKVTRDNPSPRAYFRCAFAPSCRVKKKVQRSAEDSSVVEATYEGEHNHPHPTRAGELPSCATQGGGSVPCSISINSSGPTITLDLTKNGGGVQVVDAGEAQPDMKKVCREVASPEFQRALVEQMARELTGDQKFTDALAAAILRKLPDY, via the exons ATGTGTTGCTTCTGGACCATGGACACGGCGCCGGTCTGCCTCGACCTCATGGTCGGGCGTCCCATGGACCACGAGCCGTCTCGGGCGAGATGCACCGGAACAAGAACCGAGGCCAACGTTGCTAGCTCGGCCTGTGGCAGAGCACCTTCCATGACCAACGACGAG GCTAAGATCCTGGAGGCGAAGCTGGCGCAGGTGAGCGAGGAGAACCGGAAGCTGACTGAAATGATTGCCTACCTGTACGGCAACCAGGTCTCGCGCCAGAGCCCCGACGGCGAGGGCCAGCCGCGCGCCAGCACGGCAGCGTCGCCGACGCCCCCGGCGAGCAAGAAGAGGAGCCGGGACAGCATGGACACCTCCCATTCTTGCGATGTGGAAATTAGCAACAGGAACGTAGGCACGGGCGAGGCCGAACATGTCGATGTGGACAGCCCTCTGAGCAATGGCACTTGCCGGAGAATCAAGGTCAAGAAGGTCTGCACCAGGATCGACCCATCGGACACGAGCCTC GTTGTGAAAGATGGATATCAATGGCGGAAGTACGGGCAGAAGGTGACACGGGACAACCCGTCCCCAAGGGCCTACTTCCGATGCGCCTTCGCACCGTCCTGCCGTGTCAAGAAGAAG GTCCAGAGAAGCGCGGAGGACAGCTCGGTGGTGGAGGCGACGTACGAGGGCGAGCACAACCACCCGCACCCCACGCGGGCCGGCGAGCTGCCGAGCTGCGCCACGCAGGGCGGCGGCTCGGTGCCGTGCTCCATCTCCATCAACTCCTCCGGTCCGACCATCACGCTGGACCTCACCAAGAACGGGGGAGGCGTGCAGGTCGTCGATGCCGGGGAGGCGCAACCGGACATGAAGAAGGTGTGTCGGGAGGTCGCGTCGCCAGAATTCCAGAGGGCGTTGGTGGAGCAGATGGCCCgcgagctcaccggcgaccaaAAGTTCACCGACGCGCTCGCCGCGGCGATCCTGCGGAAGCTGCCGGATTATTAG